In Callospermophilus lateralis isolate mCalLat2 chromosome 4, mCalLat2.hap1, whole genome shotgun sequence, one genomic interval encodes:
- the LOC143396932 gene encoding olfactory receptor 6C74-like translates to MRNHTTVTIFILAGLTEDPKLKIVLFIFLLLTYLLSISGNLIIITLTLLDSHLKTPMYFFLRNFSFLEISYTTVCIPKLLVSMATGDKTISYNCCAAQLFFAFLLGASEFYLLAAMSYDRYVAICKPLHYTTIMSTKTCIQLVLSSWIAGFLIIFPALIIGLNLDFCDSNIIDHFYCDTAPLLQISCTDTHLLEMMSFILALVTLLVTFFLVALSYTSITLTILKFPSANQRKKAFSTCSSHMIVISISYGSCIFMYIKPSAKQHISLMKGVSVLNTSVAPLLNPFIYTLRNQQVKQACKDLLQRVLSLSNK, encoded by the coding sequence ATGCGAAACCATACAACAGTGACAATATTTATCCTAGCAGGACTGACAGAGGACCCCAAATTGAAGATTGTCCTGTTTATCTTCCTGCTTCTCACCTACCTACTAAGCATCTCAGGCAACCTGATCATCATTACCCTCACTCTGCTGGATTCTCATCTCAAAACCCCTATGTATTTCTTTCTTCGAAATTTTTCCTTCTTAGAAATTTCTTATACAACAGTCTGtatcccaaaattgcttgttagcATGGCAACTGGTGACAAAACCATTTCTTATAACTGTTGTGCAGCTCAGTTATTTTTTGCCTTCCTTTTGGGTGCATCTGAATTTTATCTGCTGGCTGCCATGTCCTACGATAGGTATGTTGCCATCTGTAAGCCTCTGCATTATACAACCATCATGAGCACCAAAACTTGTATCCAACTGGTCCTCAGCTCTTGGATCGCTGGTTTCCTCATCATTTTCCCAGCACTTATAATAGGTCTAAATCTGGATTTCTGTGACTCCAatatcattgatcatttctactgTGACACTGCTCCTCTACTGCAAATCTCCTGCACAGATACACATTTATTGGAAATGATGAGCTTCATCCTAGCTTTAGTGACTCTCTTGGTTACTTTCTTTTTAGTGGCTCTGTCATACACATCTATTACCCTAACTATTTTGAAATTCCCTTCTGCCAACCAGAGAAAAAAGGCCTTTTCCACATGCTCTTCTCATATGATTGTTATCTCTATCTCATATGGCAGCTGCATCTTCATGTACATTAAACCCTCAGCCAAGCAGCATATATCCTTAATGAAAGGCGTATCAGTGCTCAATACCTCTGTTGCCCCACTTTTGAACCCTTTCATTTATACTCTAAGAAATCAGCAGGTGAAGCAAGCATGTAAAGACTTGCTACAAAGAGTTCTGTCTTTATCTAACAAGTAG